Proteins encoded in a region of the Methanobrevibacter millerae genome:
- a CDS encoding GNAT family N-acetyltransferase: MKIRKSKPQDIGRIMEIYGIARDFMEKHGNPNQWGATNWPPTELIANDIENGNSYVCSNNNKIIATFFFVQGKDIEPTYAEITNGSWIDDALYGVIHRIASDGTKRGVGSFCINWAYEQCNHLRIDTHVDNLIMQNLLEKLGFIHCGTIYVEKDNYPRLAYEKQENRLIITNFKQYGKKLIF; the protein is encoded by the coding sequence ATGAAAATCAGAAAATCCAAACCTCAGGATATTGGCAGAATAATGGAAATATATGGCATTGCAAGAGATTTCATGGAAAAACATGGAAATCCAAATCAATGGGGGGCAACTAACTGGCCACCAACAGAACTGATAGCCAATGATATTGAAAATGGCAATAGTTATGTTTGTTCAAACAACAACAAAATCATAGCCACATTCTTTTTTGTACAAGGTAAAGATATTGAACCAACATATGCTGAAATCACTAACGGTTCATGGATTGATGATGCACTCTATGGAGTTATACACAGAATAGCTAGCGACGGAACTAAAAGAGGTGTCGGATCTTTTTGTATCAACTGGGCTTATGAACAGTGCAATCATCTCCGCATCGATACTCATGTAGATAACTTAATTATGCAGAACCTTTTAGAAAAACTTGGATTTATTCATTGCGGTACTATTTATGTAGAAAAAGATAATTATCCAAGATTAGCTTATGAAAAACAAGAAAATAGATTAATTATCACTAATTTTAAACAATATGGCAAAAAACTTATTTTTTAA
- the mtrH gene encoding tetrahydromethanopterin S-methyltransferase subunit H has product MFKFDKEQEVFDFAGVKMGGQPGEYPTVLAGTIFYGGHNILNDELTGDFDKSKAEELVNDMASISDVTGNPYIVQVFGQTEEALPKYIEYIGEICDAPFLIDSTSGDARVAGAQYSDEVGLTDRAIYNSINMAADKSELEALADTDISASIILGFNPMNATVEGKMNMWENGDDGAYEKGLLEVAAECGIDKFMMDTAVTPLGQGAGIAARTSFAEKAKWGYPVGSGIHNVPSAWDWLREYKKQGNKTAFTVCDIGANIVQVMCAGDFVLFGPIENAKIAFPAVAQTDMFISEAAKPLGTEPVDFHPMNNLL; this is encoded by the coding sequence ATGTTTAAATTTGATAAAGAACAAGAAGTTTTTGACTTCGCTGGAGTCAAAATGGGTGGACAACCTGGAGAATACCCTACTGTTTTAGCAGGTACTATTTTCTATGGTGGACACAATATTCTTAATGATGAATTAACTGGTGACTTCGACAAAAGCAAAGCCGAAGAATTGGTTAATGATATGGCATCAATTTCAGACGTAACTGGAAACCCATATATTGTGCAAGTTTTCGGACAAACCGAAGAAGCACTTCCAAAATATATTGAATATATAGGTGAAATATGTGATGCTCCTTTCCTTATAGATTCAACATCTGGAGACGCCAGGGTTGCTGGTGCACAATATTCCGATGAGGTCGGATTAACTGATAGAGCAATCTATAACTCAATCAATATGGCAGCGGACAAATCTGAATTAGAAGCACTTGCAGATACCGATATTTCCGCATCAATCATTCTTGGATTCAACCCAATGAATGCTACTGTAGAAGGTAAAATGAACATGTGGGAAAACGGGGACGATGGTGCATATGAAAAAGGTTTATTAGAAGTGGCTGCCGAATGTGGTATTGACAAATTTATGATGGATACCGCTGTAACTCCATTAGGACAGGGTGCGGGCATTGCTGCAAGAACTTCCTTTGCAGAAAAAGCTAAATGGGGATATCCTGTTGGATCAGGAATACACAACGTACCATCCGCATGGGATTGGTTAAGAGAATATAAAAAACAAGGAAATAAAACCGCATTTACTGTATGTGATATCGGTGCAAATATTGTACAGGTAATGTGTGCAGGAGACTTTGTTCTATTTGGACCTATTGAAAATGCAAAAATTGCATTCCCTGCTGTTGCACAAACTGATATGTTCATATCAGAAGCAGCAAAACCATTAGGTACTGAACCTGTAGATTTCCACCCTATGAACAATTTGTTATAA
- a CDS encoding KH domain-containing protein — MPETDYLKIPQNRVGALIGPNGEVKKSIEKLTGTILDIDSDDGTVYITPREDMEDPLGVWNANHIVKAIARGFNPEVAKKLIHDDIYLEIMKLPLYIGKSKKALARYKGRIIGKNGKTRELITELAEVDMAVYGKTVSLIGEMDNVMVAKEAVEMLLNGSRHKTVYAFLENKKETLKLKEFKDLVGIHDDKIEFKDGIEFDEETLE; from the coding sequence ATGCCTGAAACAGATTATTTAAAAATACCTCAAAATAGAGTCGGTGCTTTGATTGGTCCTAATGGAGAAGTGAAAAAATCCATTGAGAAATTAACCGGCACAATACTCGACATTGATAGTGATGATGGGACTGTTTATATCACTCCCCGTGAGGATATGGAGGATCCTTTAGGTGTTTGGAATGCTAATCATATTGTAAAAGCCATTGCACGTGGTTTTAATCCGGAAGTTGCAAAAAAGTTAATTCACGACGACATCTATCTTGAAATCATGAAATTGCCACTATATATCGGAAAATCCAAAAAGGCATTGGCAAGATATAAAGGCAGAATAATAGGCAAAAATGGTAAAACCCGTGAACTCATTACTGAATTAGCTGAAGTGGATATGGCAGTTTATGGTAAAACCGTTTCATTAATTGGTGAAATGGATAATGTTATGGTAGCTAAAGAAGCAGTAGAAATGCTTTTAAACGGTTCCAGACACAAAACAGTTTATGCATTTTTAGAAAATAAAAAAGAAACACTAAAACTTAAAGAATTTAAAGACCTCGTCGGAATCCATGACGATAAAATTGAGTTCAAAGACGGAATTGAATTCGACGAAGAAACATTAGAGTAA
- the top6B gene encoding DNA topoisomerase VI subunit B encodes MVQTDAGLDWQKDFQHLTPSEFFRKNKQMLGFTGKIRSLTIVFHELITNSFDAAEESGILPDIDIELKRVDKEHYILRHKDNGPGIPEDYVMQVYCSMFAGSKFRNIQSRGQQGLGCSGCVLLSQMTTGKPARVISCYKDGDEIKGVKMKFQMDVKNNTGILMEREDYAGESTGVCIELQFKEVSYSMAEQGAFEYIRRTMIGNPHAKITFRDPTGHKYIFKRAADVVPTLPKEVLPHPKGVSADDLMTMAQNTDKRRYKSMLTASMSRMSNKRVDEIAEMTGIDMNKRPKDMTFPEAEAIVQCFKKMKFMAPPTDGLIPIGSEQIEKGMKQILKPEFVTTITRKPVTYAGGVSFIIEAGLAYGGDSGRIVNEQRKSEIMRFANRVPLTFDAGSCAITEALKSIDWKRYGLKDLDNTPLTLFVNIISTQVPYLSTGKQSVSPEPEIVQEIRQATMKLARQLQKHLRAKRAAKEKEKRSKVFEEYVPVIIEEAAKLGETGVPEYQEVLAKVTKRALAELLGEKVEEEEEEEELDAIIMEELDEHGYAVDEEHSNLNFDEDEDEEDIE; translated from the coding sequence TTGGTACAAACTGATGCAGGACTTGATTGGCAAAAGGATTTCCAACACTTAACACCATCAGAGTTCTTTCGTAAAAATAAGCAGATGTTAGGTTTTACCGGTAAAATTCGTTCATTAACTATTGTTTTCCACGAATTGATTACAAACAGTTTTGATGCAGCCGAAGAATCTGGAATATTACCTGATATCGATATTGAATTAAAACGTGTTGACAAAGAACACTACATATTAAGACACAAAGATAACGGACCAGGTATTCCTGAAGACTATGTAATGCAGGTATATTGTAGTATGTTTGCAGGATCCAAATTCAGAAACATCCAATCCAGAGGACAACAGGGTTTAGGTTGTAGTGGTTGTGTATTATTATCACAAATGACTACAGGTAAACCTGCCCGCGTAATTTCATGCTATAAAGATGGAGATGAAATTAAGGGAGTTAAAATGAAGTTCCAAATGGATGTTAAAAACAATACCGGAATTTTAATGGAAAGAGAGGATTATGCTGGTGAGTCAACCGGTGTTTGTATTGAATTGCAATTTAAAGAAGTTTCCTACTCAATGGCGGAACAAGGTGCATTCGAATACATCAGAAGAACCATGATTGGAAACCCTCATGCAAAAATCACATTCAGAGACCCGACCGGACACAAATATATCTTCAAAAGAGCAGCAGATGTTGTTCCTACACTCCCAAAAGAAGTATTGCCACACCCTAAAGGTGTAAGTGCAGACGATTTAATGACAATGGCACAAAATACTGATAAAAGAAGATATAAAAGTATGTTAACCGCTTCAATGTCAAGGATGTCTAATAAAAGAGTAGATGAAATAGCTGAGATGACAGGAATTGACATGAACAAACGTCCTAAAGACATGACATTTCCAGAAGCAGAGGCTATAGTTCAATGCTTTAAGAAAATGAAATTCATGGCTCCTCCTACCGACGGTCTTATACCAATCGGGTCAGAGCAAATTGAAAAAGGTATGAAACAAATCCTAAAACCCGAATTTGTAACAACAATTACCAGAAAACCTGTTACTTATGCGGGTGGGGTATCATTCATTATCGAAGCAGGACTTGCATACGGTGGAGATTCAGGAAGAATCGTTAATGAACAAAGAAAATCAGAAATCATGAGATTTGCTAACAGAGTTCCATTGACTTTCGATGCAGGAAGCTGTGCTATTACCGAAGCTTTAAAAAGTATAGACTGGAAACGTTACGGTCTTAAAGATTTAGATAATACTCCGTTAACTTTATTCGTTAATATTATTTCTACACAAGTTCCTTACCTTTCCACAGGTAAACAAAGTGTTTCTCCAGAACCTGAAATTGTTCAAGAAATCAGACAGGCTACAATGAAATTAGCTCGTCAATTACAAAAACACCTCAGAGCAAAAAGAGCAGCAAAAGAAAAAGAAAAACGTTCCAAAGTATTTGAAGAATATGTTCCAGTTATTATCGAAGAAGCTGCTAAACTTGGTGAAACCGGAGTCCCTGAATACCAGGAAGTCCTTGCTAAAGTAACCAAAAGGGCTCTTGCAGAATTACTTGGTGAAAAAGTTGAGGAAGAAGAGGAAGAAGAAGAACTTGATGCAATCATCATGGAAGAGCTTGATGAACACGGATATGCAGTAGATGAAGAGCACAGTAATCTCAACTTCGATGAAGATGAAGATGAAGAGGATATTGAATAG
- a CDS encoding metal-sensing transcriptional repressor translates to MKKCMDSENLHRRLKKIIGQINAIDRMIDEDIPCEQILMQVNASKSALHKVGHIIVEGHLEHCVKDAIDEGDADDALGDISSILEYYSRI, encoded by the coding sequence TTGAAAAAATGTATGGATAGTGAAAATCTGCATAGAAGACTTAAAAAAATCATTGGTCAAATCAATGCAATTGACCGTATGATTGATGAAGATATTCCCTGCGAGCAAATATTGATGCAAGTTAATGCTTCTAAGTCTGCACTACATAAAGTTGGGCATATTATTGTAGAAGGACATTTGGAACATTGCGTTAAAGACGCCATTGATGAAGGAGATGCAGATGATGCATTAGGTGATATTTCATCAATTTTAGAATACTATTCAAGAATTTAA
- a CDS encoding DNA topoisomerase IV subunit A yields MADEVKQEGKSHKELRKEYTFNKLKGLGQEIIEEIEKQKVPSLRVPSRGTGNIVYDDAKRYYVLGDRYGRRSLGNVKQIRKLGQMVYVANFCKDLVAREKTATIREMYYVSEGWGISFKTQQESNIVGEDLEVTLGTTREDLGLMPEEDGASVYGDITLLDDDVEINAAKAGKSGYTISPTIDQVEFLDHGVERVIAVETMGMFHRMVQENAHDRFNTLIIGLKGQAARATRRFIKRVNEELNLPVYICNDGDPWGFHIAQVIISGSAKLAHVNHDLATPDAKFMGVTASDIINYDLPTDKLKDVDVMRLKELSKDPRYKNDFWQTEIKKMLKIGKKAEQQSFSKYGLEYVVDTYFPEKLEQLEN; encoded by the coding sequence ATGGCTGATGAAGTAAAACAAGAAGGCAAATCACATAAAGAGCTCAGAAAAGAATATACATTTAACAAATTAAAAGGTTTAGGACAAGAAATTATTGAAGAAATTGAAAAACAAAAAGTTCCATCCCTTAGAGTTCCATCAAGAGGAACCGGAAACATCGTATATGATGATGCTAAAAGATACTATGTTTTAGGAGACAGATACGGTAGAAGATCTCTTGGTAATGTTAAGCAAATTAGAAAATTAGGTCAAATGGTATATGTTGCAAACTTCTGTAAAGATTTAGTTGCAAGAGAAAAAACAGCTACCATCAGGGAAATGTATTATGTTTCCGAAGGTTGGGGAATCAGCTTTAAAACGCAACAGGAATCAAACATTGTTGGAGAAGACTTGGAAGTTACATTAGGTACTACACGTGAAGATTTAGGATTAATGCCTGAAGAAGACGGTGCATCCGTTTACGGAGACATCACCCTTTTAGATGATGATGTTGAAATTAATGCTGCAAAAGCCGGAAAATCAGGTTATACAATATCTCCTACTATCGATCAGGTAGAGTTCTTGGATCATGGTGTTGAAAGAGTTATTGCTGTGGAAACCATGGGAATGTTCCACAGGATGGTTCAGGAAAATGCTCACGACAGATTCAATACTTTAATTATTGGACTTAAAGGACAAGCTGCTCGTGCTACAAGAAGATTCATTAAAAGAGTTAATGAAGAATTAAATTTACCTGTTTATATCTGTAACGACGGAGACCCTTGGGGATTCCACATTGCACAAGTTATTATTTCTGGAAGTGCAAAATTAGCTCACGTTAATCATGATTTAGCAACTCCTGATGCTAAATTCATGGGAGTAACAGCATCTGATATTATTAATTACGATTTACCTACAGATAAACTTAAAGATGTTGACGTAATGAGGTTAAAAGAGCTTTCTAAAGACCCAAGGTATAAAAACGATTTCTGGCAAACTGAAATCAAAAAGATGCTTAAAATTGGTAAAAAAGCAGAACAGCAATCTTTCTCAAAATATGGGCTTGAGTACGTTGTAGATACTTACTTCCCAGAAAAATTAGAACAATTGGAAAATTAA